One genomic segment of Parus major isolate Abel chromosome 10, Parus_major1.1, whole genome shotgun sequence includes these proteins:
- the TP53BP1 gene encoding TP53-binding protein 1 isoform X3 produces MERGGSSQLDPGFSQQDTPLLIVEDSQPQGAEADVERVWLNVLARRLPARRSPSPVLDIVCGPAGSRAPRERLAEPMDSPARPSPSGPRGCVVEESPPPDGESSALGKAGERNEGDVEDCASSLCVEDAGMSQLQFGVLELSQSQDFESDFVPGERDAKYQLHSGPAVLSSRLVRNESKYELCGVNTESDSSTEAHTALESQAEKSQRTLQEAEEHTRKKMPVSDASKTEESLVSGHDESDILSTQEEMFPDNHAAATAGSGCPIIRVEEGSSLACTPACSLQVLQLSGQTLVVQEGHSIVSSDLVIPPPVSFGPNALVPSSPTEQEQAKDEQMDISIPAEGRELMKKQRGDIVVEMALPCIPPRPLVQPQASTPVSQSAPNFFPGSLPIPSQPEFSHDIFVPTQSPEKKHEGEEKTSLKTALTPLCLPRSTDALSMMSADDSVSQPPESCELMLSASACSQPTATDNSSGSLNTRQGNENTQVERISECKASDSRLCSVENDKIKLNVGDQAPSENGEETKKEDIGTACEMPVGQFASAGVAGDGPLAPTVHQEIKCISGSQAAADQSGLPEILSYAQETSKPEAVPETQCEEEEEKLQVKEKQIKDYRSPGNIKLSHKFILEREGQCHEDTEVNDTCKNSKNVVQELEKSGPECQGKEALKGCTLDAGKVKNVDKLSSEAVAGNVAKLNEVLAKPSVGELLEQHNLFPKLKSDVQSEPALCDKNHPDRSELGQVMIISNRPSLQERGVETWVVQHENQVLKNMEDTVRTRNLEQEEQMQPQEKATSKSPSPSSGTPFCFTLLKEGDVIQSLTSITPPLTGHLKMGPRRHSTPIVDDTCPDSTIATSDVTAEGTMGTNNVTVESVVVSADVSEVCEKGESGVVPESDAKLSLRMNPVTPVNDGSEESLPFSLEKPAASDRKDGSSAAAEAAASSQKASSVFSHVCEVHREDETRGHGLSTSSFRGDLYIFPGTQEDAELRTNPSDSQQQKADGSGGQILIPQRMQQDCHQRSSCAEDGESLEIDVVSTQAEDGRRMQRKQSKAIKIDQSQERWKNIKNKGIQTTEGCLFTPTTVTTSTQTSEEICRQVEMGTSMSGQRPGQQDVNIQTDESGEKLVNTSGDDTDSLHCQGEEEFNLLHPPKGRVQHRHMRTIREVRTVVTRVITDVYYINGAEVERKVVEETEEPVVECQECETDMSSRTAGGSSLTSGDLGDVSSFSSKASSLHRTSSGGSSGHSATHSSSSSGRGTGAVKGKVCGTESREFALPIGRGILGKLSPRKGAGQPASPLRVSQTGALLCEEEEDCMPGTHQGGRAPVTLRGRGRRGRPPSRATGTRDLAGLPGLEDLSTTASPEEKSFARSVRLPDGGEKSDTSRFCALRRSDSPEIPLQGATAPSDCADSSTGSSFVGLRVVAKWSSNGYFYSGMITRDVGAGKYKLLFDDGYECDVLGKDILVCDPIPLETEVTALSEDEYFSAGVVKGHRKESGELYYCIEKEGQRKWYKRMAVILSLEQGNKLREQFGLGPYEPVTPLTKAADISLDNLVEGKRKRRSNLGSPSTSSSSTTPTRKGQESPRVPAASLSGKRKLIASEDERSPAKRGRKSAVIKPGALRGGEFVSTCEGVDSADPPVLEGNHGPLPHNKTLFLGYAFLLTMATPSDKLANHQKPSDGPTGSSEEEEDFLEMTPYDKHYIAKQLRAGAGYILEDFNETQCNAAYQCLLIADQHCRTRKYLLCLARGIPCVSHIWVHDSCHANQLQNYRNYLLPAGYSLQEQKLLEWHPRENPFHNLKVLLVSDQQENFLDLWSEILMTGGAASVKQHYSSAHNKDLALGVYDVVVTDFSCPAGILKCAEALRLPVVSQEWVIQSLIAGERVGYKQHPKYKHDYVSH; encoded by the exons ATGGAGCGCGGCGGGAGCAGCCAGCTGGACCCCGGCTTCTCGCAGCAGGACACACCCCTCCTCATCGTGGAGGACTCGCAGCCCCAGGGCGCGGAGGCAGACGTGGAGCGGGTTTGGCTCAACGTTTTGGCTCGCCGGCTGCCGGCCCGGCGGAGCCCGAGCCCCGTGCTG GACATCGTCTGCGGTCCTGCTGGGAGCCGGGCGCCGCGGGAGCGACTCGCAG AGCCCATGGACAGCCCGGCCCGCCCGAGCCCCTCTGGACCGCGGGGCTGCGTCGTGGAGGAGTCTCCACCGCCCGACGGGGAGAGCAG TGCCCTTGGAAAGGCCGGGGAACGAAATGAAGGCGATGTTGAGGACTGTGCCTCTTCGCTGTGCGTAGAAG ATGCAGGCATGTCACAGCTGCAGTTTGGAGTTCTAGAGCTGTCGCAGAGCCAGGACTTTGAGAGTGACTTTGTGCCCGGTGAGAGAGATGCTAAGTATCAGCTTCACTCTGGACCTGCTGTTCTTTCTTCCAGACTTGTGAGGAATGAGTCTAAATATG AACTTTGTGGGGTCAATACAGAAAGTGACTCCAGCACAGAAGCACATACTGCTTTGGAAAGCCAGGCAGAGAAGTCTCAAAG AACTCTGCAGGAGGCAGAAGAACAtaccagaaagaaaatgccaGTCAGTGATGCCAGTAAAACTGAGGAATCCCTTGTTTCTGGTCATGATGAGTCAGATATCTTGTCAACTCAGGAAGAGATGTTTCCCGATAATCATGCAGCAG CCACTGCAGGGAGTGGCTGCCCAATAATCAGGGTGGAGGAGGGAAGTTCTCTGGCCTGCACCCCTGCCTGCAGTCTGCAagtcctgcagctctctggacAGACATTGGTTGTACAGGAGGGTCATTCCAT TGTCTCTTCAGACCTAGTTATTCCTCCTCCTGTTTCCTTTGGACCCAATGCCCTTGTCCCCAGCAGTCCTACTGAGCAGGAGCAAGCAAAag ATGAACAGATGGATATATCTATccctgcagaaggaagagaactgatgaaaaagcagagaggagatATAGTGGTGGAGATGGCCCTCCCTTGTATCCCTCCAAGACCTCTTGTTCAGCCACAGGCTTCAACTCCAGTGTCCCAGAGTGCCCCAAACTTCTTTCCTGGATCTTTACCTATACCATCACAACCAGAGTTCTCTCAT gatATCTTTGTTCCAACTCAGAGTCCAGAGAAGAAGCatgaaggagaggaaaaaacttctttaaaaactgctttaacCCCTTTATGCTTACCAAGATCCACAGATGCTTTGTCAATGATGTCTGCTGATGACTCTGTGTCACAGCCTCCAGAGTCATGTGAACTGATGCTTTCTGCAAGTGCATGTAGCCAGCCCACAGCTACAGACAACAGTTCAGGCTCTCTGAACACGCGCCAAGGCAATGAGAACACACAAGTAGAGAGAATTTCTGAATGCAAGGCCTCAGACTCAAGACTCTGTTCTGTGgagaatgataaaataaaactgaatgtAGGTGATCAAGCACCCTCTGAAAATggtgaagaaacaaaaaaggaggaCATAGGGACTGCATGTGAAATGCCTGTAGGACAGTTTGCTAGTGCAGGTGTTGCAGGAGATGGGCCATTAGCCCCTACAGTTCATCAGGAGATCAAGTGTATTTCTGGAAGTCAGGCTGCTGCAGATCAGTCTGGTCTGCCTGAGATTTTGTCATATGCTCAAGAGACTTCCAAACCTGAGGCAGTTCCTGAGACTCAGtgtgaagaagaagaagaaaaactgcaagTAAAAGAGAAGCAAATAAAGGATTATAGGTCTCCTGGTAATATAAAACTTTCTCACAAGTTTATTCTTGAAAGGGAAGGACAGTGTCATGAAGATACAGAAGTGAATGATACTtgtaaaaatagcaaaaatgtAGTCCAGGAATTAGAAAAGAGTGGGCCAGAATGTCAGGGAAAAGAAGCTTTGAAAGGTTGTACTTTGGATGCTGGGAAGGTGAAGAACGTGGATAAACTATCTTCTGAGGCTGTAGCAGGAAATGTGGCAAAGCTCAATGAAGTTTTAGCTAAGCCTTCTGTAGGGGAGTTATTGGAGCAGCACAATTTGTTTCCAAAGTTAAAGAGTGATGTCCAGTCAGAACCGGCATTGTGTGACAAAAACCATCCCGATCGTTCAGAATTGGGACAGGTAATGATAATAAGTAATCGACCATCACTTCAAGAGAGAGGGGTTGAAACATGGGTGGTTCAGCACGAGAATCAGGTGCTAAAGAATATGGAGGATACTGTTAGGACAAGGAATCTGGAGCAAGAAGAGCAAATGCAGCCACAGGAGAAGGCAACTTCTAAATCCCCCAGTCCTTCCAGTG GAACCCcgttttgttttactttgctgAAGGAGGGTGATGTCATTCAGTCCTTAACTAGCATAACACCACCTCTTACTGGCCATCTCAAAATGGGACCCAGGAGACACAGCACACCAATTG tggatGATACTTGCCCAGACAGCACTATAGCAACCAGTGATGTTACAGCAGAGGGCACAATGGGGACCAACAATGTCACTGTGGAAAGCGTGGTGGTATCAGCAGATGTGTCAGAAGTGTGTGAGAAAGGAGAGTCTGGTGTGGTTCCTGAGTCAGATGCAAAACTTTCTCTGCGAATGAACCCTGTTACCCCTGTGAATGATGGCAGCGAGGAGTCCTTGCCATTCAGCTTGGAAA agcctgcagccagtgacaggaaagatggatcctctgctgctgctgaggctgctgccag CTCCCAGAAAGCATCATCTGTGTTTAGTCATGTCTGTGAAGTTCATCGAGAGGATGAGACCAGAGGTCATGGTCTTTCCACTTCTTCATTTAG GGGGGATCTGTACATTTTTCCTGGCACACAGGAAGATGCTGAATTACGTACAAATCCCAGTGATTCCCAGCAACAGAAGGCAGATGGCAGTGGTGGACAGATCCTAATTCCTCAGAGGATGCAGCAGGACTGCCACCAGCGATCTTCTTGTGCAGAGGATGGAGAGTCTCTGGAGATTGATGTTGTAAGCACTCAAGCAGAAGATGGGAGAagaatgcagagaaaacaaagtaagGCTATTAAAATTGATCAAAGTCAAGAGAGGTGGAAAAACATCAAGAATAAAGGGATCCAGACTACAGAAGGTTGTCTTTTTACCCCAACAACTGTTACAACGTCAACACAAACATCAGAAGAAATCTGTAGACAGGTGGAAATGGGAACCAGTATGTCTGGGCAAAGACCTGGGCAACAAGATGTGAACATTCAAACCGATGAGAGTGGGGAAAAGCTTGTCAACACCTCTGGAGATGACACAGACTCTTTGCACTGTCAG ggagaggaggagttTAACCTTCTTCACCCACCCAAAGGCCGAGTTCAGCATCGCCACATGCGAACCATTCGAGAAGTGCGCACTGTTGTTACCCGTGTTATAACAGATGTTTACTACATCAATGGTGCAGAGGTGGAACGAAAGGTAGTTGAG gAAACTGAGGAGCCTGTAGTGGAGTGCCAGGAATGTGAGACTGACATGTCCTCTAGAACTGCAGGAGGCTCATCGCTGACCTCAGGGGACCTTGGTGATGTCAGCTCCTTCTCATCTAAGGCCTCAAGTCTCCACCGTACATCCAGTGGAGGAAGCAGTGGTCACTCtgccacacacagcagcagcagctcagggcgAGGAACTGGAGCTGTCAAAGGGAAAGTGTGTGGgacagaaagcagagaatttGCTTTACCCATTGGCAGAGGCATCTTAGGAAAATTGAG CCCTAGGAAAGGAGCTGGGCAGCCTGCATCACCACTCAGAGTTAGCCAGACAGGAGCACTGCTttgtgaggaagaggaggactGTATGCCTGGCACTCATCAGGGTGGCAGAGCACCTGTGACACTTCGTGGACGAGGAAGAAGAGGACGCCCACCATCTCGAGCGACAGGAACAAG AGATTTAGCTGGACTGCCAGGTCTGGAGGATCTTTCAACTACCGCATCACCTGAGGAGAAATCATTTGCTCGTTCAGTTCGACTGCCagatggaggagaaaaatctgACACTTCTCGCTTCTGTGCCTTACGTCGAAGTGACTCTCCAGAAATCCCATTACAAGGGGCGACTGCTCCTTCAGACTGTGCAGACTCATCCACTGGGAGCAGCTTTGTGGGCCTCAGGGTTGTAGCAAAGTGGTCCTCAAATGGGTACTTTTATTCTGGGATGATTACCCGAGATGTTGGAGCTGGAAAGTACAAGCTACTCTTTGATGATGGATATGAATGTGATGTGCTAGGAAAAGATATTTTGGTCTGTGATCCTATCCCACTGGAGACAGAGGTAACTGCACTCTCTGAAGACGAGTACTTCAGTGCAG GTGTGGTGAAGGGACACCGGAAGGAGTCTGGGGAGCTATACTATTGCATTGAAAAGGAAGGCCAGAGGAAGTGGTACAAACGAATGGCTGTTATCCTGTCTCTGGAACAAGGAAATAAGCTCCGGGAGCAGTTCGGGCTAGGTCCTTATGAACCTGTCACCCCCCTGACCAAAGCAGCTGACATCAGCCTTG ATAATCTGgtggaggggaagaggaagcGACGTAGTAACCTTGGTtctcccagcacttccagcagcagcacaactcCTACTCGTAAAGGGCAGGAGAGTCCACGTGtcccagcagcctccctgtCTGGGAAAAGGAAACTTATCGCTTCCGAAGATGAGCGATCCCCAGCTAAACGTGGCCGCAAGTCAGCAGTAATAAAGCCTG ggGCTCTGAGGGGTGGAGAGTTTGTAAGCACCTGTGAAGGTGTAGATTCTGCAGATCCCCCAGTACTGGAGGGCAACCATGGACCCTTACCCCACAATAAGACCCTCTTTTTGGGCTATGCCTTTCTTCTCACCATGGCAACACCAAGTGACAAATTGGCCAATCACCAGAAGCCATCAGATGGTCCCACTGGGAGcagtgaggaggaagaag ATTTTTTAGAGATGACTCCATATGATAAACATTACATAGCAAAACAGCTGCGAGCAGGAGCTGGCTATATCCTGGAAGACTTCAATGAAACCCAG TGTAACGCGGCATACCAGTGTCTTCTGATTGCGGACCAGCATTGTCGAACTCGGAAATACTTGCTGTGCCTTGCCAGAGGGATCCCTTGTGTGTCTCATATCTGGGTCCATGATAGCTGTCATGCTAACCAGCTTCAGAATTATCGCAATTACCTTTTGCCAGCTGGATATAGCCTCCAGGAGCAAAAATTGCTAGAATG